Proteins found in one Patagioenas fasciata isolate bPatFas1 chromosome 13, bPatFas1.hap1, whole genome shotgun sequence genomic segment:
- the MLKL gene encoding mixed lineage kinase domain-like protein has protein sequence MDIVERVLSLAQAIHSQFEQVKCCKHQCQRLVERIQILLEPVRILRAQPPKHISCQEEELLKKLLWVLGEAQKLVMKYSQTSWIQKFLRAHSTTEEFIWVNESLEDIAQGLSLLLQAEQKQAFLEAFQAKTCRRQDAEDLRDDRAFLSQVIASTEEPKDVAGEIYIDRECMESKVDWMQSELNKIVRVMECLKKVNVDKREDITEIERDHLTFYRHLQDTESYDLYEGEYLKYPVAIKTFKRPLTTDPVKVRDIFEKEIQTLKKFESPNILRMYGICIEEKDGSPCFSIVMEYCKHGTLRDVLTKQQHLSWDIRIRMALGAARGLYRLHQTEEKSRLHGCICSSKFLVAGDYCVKLSGFELCETESSIKRKAKKNWKQVSMLAYIAPENLKDINYPYKRPCEIYSFGIVLWEIATSKIPFEGCTPQEIMEKICSHHYQDPVGRDCPAELREVIDQCRAFDPSQRPSAEEIVDSLADLEKSRNQDS, from the exons ATGGACATCGTGGAGAGGGTCCTCTCCTTGGCCCAGGCCATCCACAGCCAATTCGAGCAGGTGAAGTGCTGTAAACACCAGTGCCAGCGCCTCGTGGAGCGCATCCAGATCCTGCTGGAGCCCGTGAGGATCCTCAGGGCTCAGCCGCCAAAGCACATCTCCTGCCAGGAAGAGGAGCTGTTGAAAAAGCTGCTCTGGGTGCTGGGGGAAGCTCAGAAGCTGGTGATGAAATACAGCCAGACCAGCTGGATACAGAAGTTCCTGAGAGCCCACAGCACCACCGAGGAGTTCATCTGGGTGAACGAGAGCCTGGAGGACATCGCCCAGGGGCTCTCGctcctgctgcaggcagagcagaaACAAGCTTTCCTGGAGGCTTTCCAGGCAAAGACCTGTCGCAGGCAGGACGCTGAGGACCTGAGGGACGACAGGGCTTTCTTGAGCCAGGTGATCGCAA GTACTGAGGAGCCCAAAGATGTGGCTGGGGAGATCTACATCGACAGGGAATGCATGGAGAGCAAGGTGGACTGGATGCAAAGCGAGCTGAACAAAATTGTGCGCGTGATGGAGT GCTTGAAGAAAGTCAATGTTGATAAAAGAGAAGACATCACTGAGATTGAGCGGGACCACCTCACTTTCTACAGACATCTGCAGGACACCGAGAGCTATGACCTCTACGAGGGCGAGTACCTCAAGTACCCCGTTGCCATCAAAACCTTCAAGAGGCCGCTGACCACTGACCCAGT GAAGGTGAGAGACATCTTTGAGAAGGAGATTCAGACCCTGAAGAAGTTTGAGTCTCCAAACATCCTGCGCATGTATGGGATCTGCATTGAGGAGAAAG ACGGGAGCCCCTGCTTCTCCATCGTCATGGAGTACTGCAAGCATGGAACGCTGCGGGATGTGCTGACCAAGCAACAGCATCTCTCCTGGGACATCCGTATTCGGATGGCCCTGGGAGCTGCCAGAGGCCTTTACAG GTTACACCAGACAGAGGAGAAGTCCCGACTCCACGGCTGCATCTGCAGTAGCAAGTTCCTTGTAGCCGGGGATTACTGTGTGAAG CTGTCGGGATTTGAGCTGTGTGAAACGGAGTCATCCATCAAGAGGAAAGCCAAGAAAAACTGGAAACAAGTCTCTATGCTGGCTTATATCGCTCCTGAGAACCTGAAAGACATCAACTACCCCTACAAGAGACCCTGTGAAATATACAG CTTTGGGATCGTGCTGTGGGAGATTGCGACCTCCAAAATCCCATTTGAAG GCTGCACTCCCCAGGAGATCATGGAGAAAATCTGCAGCCACCATTACCAGGACCCTGTCGGGCGAGATTGTCCTGCAGAGCTGCGGGAAGTCATCGACCAGTGCCGGGCCTTCGACCCTTCCCAGCGCCCTTCTGCCGAGG AGATTGTGGACTCGCTGGCCGACCTGGAGAAAAGCAGGAACCAAGACAGTTAA